In Cloacibacillus sp., the genomic window TCGAGCTCAAACCGAAGATAGAAAAGAAGTTCGCCGGTATCGCCGCCGAGGCCGCCGCACCGGGAGCGACCTCCTTCGATTCGTTCGTTACGGACGCGCTGACGGGGCTCGGCTTCTCACACGGCGAATGCGCGCGCGCCATCGCGACGGCGAAGGCGCAGGCCGACGACGATACACAATGGAGCGAGGAGAGCCTGCTGATGGCCTCTCTGAGTATATTACAGCGCAGGTAGGGGAGAGAGATGGACGAAAATAACAGCTGCCCCAATAAACTGATAGAGACAATGCGCTGCGGAAAGGAGGAGGAGATATCGACCCTCCGCCCGCAGGCGCTGAATGATTTCATCGGCCAGAGCGGCCTCAAGGACAAGCTGACGATCTTCATGACCGCCTCGATCCAGCGCGGCGAACCGCTCGACCATACGCTCTTTTACGGCCCTCCCGGCCTTGGCAAGACGACCCTCGCGGGAATCATCGCGAAGGAGATGAAGGGCACGCTCCGCGTCACCACCGGTCCGGCGCTCGAACGCGCGGGGGACCTCGCGGCGATACTTTCAAACATCCAGCCGAACGACGTCCTTTTTATCGACGAGATACACCGCATGTCGGCGAATATCGAGGAGATACTCTATCCCGCGATGGAGGACTTTTCCCTCTCTATCGTCGTGGGCAAGGGCCCACTCGCGCGCAGCATACGCCTCGCGCTGCCAAAGTTCACGCTGATCGGCGCGACGACGCGCCTCGGCCTGCTCACTTCGCCGCTGCGCGCGCGCTTCGGCA contains:
- the ruvB gene encoding Holliday junction branch migration DNA helicase RuvB, whose product is MDENNSCPNKLIETMRCGKEEEISTLRPQALNDFIGQSGLKDKLTIFMTASIQRGEPLDHTLFYGPPGLGKTTLAGIIAKEMKGTLRVTTGPALERAGDLAAILSNIQPNDVLFIDEIHRMSANIEEILYPAMEDFSLSIVVGKGPLARSIRLALPKFTLIGATTRLGLLTSPLRARFGIVEQLHLYSPEELTAIVKRGSGVLGVNIADEAAEEIGLRSRGTPRVALRLLRRVRDVAEVKKVPLIERDLSRYALDMLGVDPEGLDEGDRKFLRALIELFDGGPVGLSTLAAALNEDAQTIEDIYEPYLIQKGLLERTPRGRRATRNTWDYLGIPVSPHFIQIQQSQLSLFTTEDELP